In a genomic window of Mycolicibacillus parakoreensis:
- a CDS encoding polysaccharide biosynthesis protein codes for MVADTAGSGPVAAGSVARVGAATALSAFCGYAVLALAAGGLDPAGFSVFAVFWGAFGLINGAANGLLQEATREVRAAPAGRRGSGAQTRPLRVAAGLAVVAAAGTLLTAPLWSGRVFAEQRALSVGLLAAGLAGFCLHATVLGMLAGRNRWGAYGALMVTDAATRVLVAVGAFVIGWGLAGYLWATVAGSAAWLVLLAVSPGSRAAARQATAGTTASFLRGAAHSITAAGASAVLVMGFPVLLKTTAGDLGAQGGVIILAVTLTRAPLLVPLTALQGNLIAHFVDERARRLRALATAVAVVAVIGAAGVAAAAAVGPWLLVTAFGADYHAGGAALAWLTVAAIGIATLTLTGNAAVAAALHRAYALGWVSATVAATGVLLLPLDLQTRTVAGLLCGAAVGIAVHLVALSRADR; via the coding sequence ATCGTGGCTGACACCGCGGGCTCCGGGCCGGTCGCGGCGGGCAGCGTGGCGCGGGTGGGTGCGGCGACCGCGCTCTCCGCGTTCTGCGGCTACGCGGTGTTGGCGTTGGCCGCCGGCGGCCTCGACCCGGCCGGGTTCTCGGTGTTCGCGGTGTTCTGGGGGGCGTTCGGTCTGATCAACGGCGCCGCCAACGGGCTGCTGCAGGAGGCCACCCGGGAGGTGCGCGCGGCGCCGGCGGGCCGCCGCGGCTCCGGGGCGCAGACCCGCCCGCTGCGGGTGGCGGCGGGCCTGGCGGTCGTCGCGGCGGCCGGAACGCTGCTGACCGCGCCGCTGTGGTCCGGGCGGGTCTTCGCCGAGCAGCGGGCGCTGTCGGTCGGGCTGCTCGCGGCGGGACTGGCGGGGTTTTGTCTGCACGCGACCGTGCTGGGGATGTTGGCCGGCCGCAACCGCTGGGGCGCCTACGGCGCGCTGATGGTGACCGACGCCGCCACCCGGGTTCTGGTCGCCGTCGGCGCGTTCGTGATCGGGTGGGGGCTGGCCGGATACCTGTGGGCCACCGTCGCCGGGTCGGCCGCCTGGCTGGTGCTGCTGGCGGTCTCGCCGGGCAGCCGCGCGGCCGCCCGGCAGGCCACGGCGGGCACCACGGCGTCGTTTCTGCGCGGCGCCGCCCACTCGATCACCGCCGCCGGCGCCAGTGCGGTGCTGGTGATGGGGTTTCCGGTGCTGCTGAAGACCACCGCGGGCGACCTCGGCGCGCAGGGCGGGGTGATCATCTTGGCGGTGACGTTGACCCGTGCCCCGCTGCTGGTGCCGCTCACCGCGCTGCAGGGCAACCTGATCGCCCACTTCGTCGACGAGCGGGCCCGCCGGCTGCGCGCGCTGGCGACCGCGGTGGCGGTGGTCGCGGTGATCGGCGCCGCCGGGGTGGCGGCCGCCGCCGCGGTGGGGCCGTGGCTGCTGGTCACCGCGTTCGGCGCCGACTATCACGCCGGCGGGGCGGCGTTGGCGTGGCTGACCGTCGCGGCGATCGGGATCGCGACGTTGACGCTGACCGGCAACGCCGCGGTCGCCGCCGCGCTGCACCGCGCCTACGCGTTGGGGTGGGTCAGCGCCACCGTGGCCGCGACCGGGGTGCTGCTTCTGCCGCTGGATCTGCAGACCCGCACGGTGGCCGGTCTGCTCTGCGGCGCCGCGGTCGGCATCGCGGTGCATCTGGTGGCGTTGAGCCGCGCCGACCGCTGA
- a CDS encoding TerC/Alx family metal homeostasis membrane protein, with the protein MHVSLLEWCVTVAVTLTVLLVDIVILGRRPRVPQPRNCALALAAYIGLAVLFGIGVWAHHGARYGMQFFAGWLTEYSLSVDNLFVFLLIMTSFKVPRRYQQEALLVGITLALCLRGIFIGLGALAIQQLSWVFYLFGVFLLYTGLRMARGGAHVGGPADPDDLDGSADGADGADGAANAVVRFARTHLRATDRWAGLKLVVTEGGRRVITPMFLVVVALGTTDVIFAMDSIPAVYGLTREPYLVFTANVFALMGLRQLFFLLGHLLGRLVYLSRGLAFILAFIAVKMLLHALRSNDLPFVHGGRPIPVPEIPTWVSLVVIVVTIVVTTVASIVRTRVLART; encoded by the coding sequence TTGCACGTCTCGCTGCTGGAGTGGTGCGTCACCGTGGCGGTGACGCTCACCGTGCTGCTGGTCGACATCGTGATCCTCGGCCGCCGGCCCCGGGTGCCGCAGCCGCGCAACTGTGCGCTGGCGCTGGCGGCCTACATCGGGTTGGCGGTGCTGTTCGGGATCGGGGTCTGGGCGCACCACGGCGCGCGGTACGGCATGCAGTTCTTCGCCGGCTGGCTCACCGAGTACAGCCTGTCGGTGGACAACCTGTTCGTCTTCCTGCTGATCATGACCAGCTTCAAGGTGCCCAGGCGCTACCAGCAGGAGGCGCTGCTGGTCGGGATCACCCTGGCGCTGTGCCTGCGCGGGATCTTCATCGGCCTCGGCGCGCTCGCCATCCAGCAGCTGAGCTGGGTGTTCTACCTGTTCGGGGTGTTTTTGCTCTACACCGGGCTCCGGATGGCGCGCGGGGGCGCCCACGTCGGGGGCCCCGCCGACCCCGATGACCTCGACGGCAGCGCGGACGGCGCCGACGGCGCCGACGGTGCGGCCAACGCGGTGGTGCGGTTCGCGCGCACCCACCTGAGGGCGACCGACCGGTGGGCCGGGTTGAAGCTGGTCGTCACCGAGGGCGGCAGACGGGTGATCACCCCGATGTTCCTGGTGGTCGTCGCGCTGGGCACCACCGACGTGATCTTCGCGATGGATTCGATCCCGGCGGTCTACGGGCTGACCCGGGAGCCGTATCTGGTGTTCACCGCCAACGTGTTCGCGCTGATGGGGCTGCGCCAGCTGTTCTTTTTGCTCGGCCACCTGCTGGGGCGGCTGGTCTACCTGTCCCGGGGCCTGGCGTTCATCCTGGCGTTCATCGCGGTGAAGATGCTGCTGCACGCGCTGCGCAGCAACGACCTGCCGTTCGTGCACGGCGGGCGGCCCATCCCGGTGCCCGAGATCCCCACCTGGGTGAGCCTGGTCGTCATCGTCGTCACCATCGTGGTCACCACCGTGGCCAGCATCGTGCGCACCCGGGTGCTCGCCCGCACCTGA
- a CDS encoding inorganic diphosphatase — protein sequence MQFDVTIEIPKGQRNKYEVDHETGRVRLDRYLYTPMAYPADYGFIEDSLGEDGDPLDVLVLLPQSVFPGVVIEVRPVGMFRMTDEAGGDDKVLCVPAGDHRWDHIGDITDVPAHELDAIKHFFLHYKDLEPGKFVDAADWVDRAAAEAEVQRSFERFRAAGH from the coding sequence GTGCAATTCGACGTAACGATCGAGATCCCGAAGGGCCAGCGCAACAAGTACGAGGTGGACCACGAGACCGGTCGGGTCCGGTTGGACCGTTACCTGTACACGCCGATGGCCTACCCGGCCGACTACGGGTTCATCGAGGACAGCCTCGGCGAGGACGGCGACCCGCTCGACGTGCTGGTGTTGTTGCCGCAGTCGGTGTTTCCCGGGGTGGTGATCGAGGTGCGTCCGGTCGGGATGTTCCGGATGACCGACGAGGCCGGCGGCGACGACAAGGTGCTGTGCGTGCCGGCCGGCGATCACCGCTGGGACCACATCGGCGACATCACCGACGTGCCGGCCCACGAACTGGACGCGATCAAACACTTCTTCCTGCACTACAAGGATCTGGAGCCGGGCAAGTTCGTCGACGCCGCCGACTGGGTGGACCGCGCCGCCGCCGAGGCCGAGGTGCAGCGCTCGTTCGAGCGGTTCCGGGCCGCCGGGCACTGA
- a CDS encoding NAD-dependent epimerase/dehydratase family protein, with amino-acid sequence MHALVTGAAGFIGSTLVDRLLDDGHPVVGLDNFATGRATNLEHLADNPDFAFVEADIVTADLAAILAAHRPEVVFHLAAQIDVRHSVADPVFDAGVNVTGTVRLAEAARRAGVRKIVHTSSGGSIYGTPPAYPTGEDTPTDPASPYAAGKVAGEIYLNTFRHLYGMECSHIAPANVYGPRQDPHGEAGVVAIFAQALLAGTPTKVFGDGTNTRDYVFVDDVVDAFVKAAGPAGGGQRFNIGTGVETSDRALHTAVAAAVGAPDDPQFHPPRLGDLRRSCLDTGRAESVLGWRPQVSLADGLARTVAFFRAQH; translated from the coding sequence GTGCACGCACTGGTCACCGGCGCCGCCGGTTTCATCGGGTCCACGCTGGTCGACCGCCTGCTCGACGACGGGCACCCGGTGGTGGGCCTGGACAACTTCGCGACCGGACGCGCCACCAACCTCGAGCACCTCGCCGACAACCCGGACTTCGCCTTCGTCGAGGCCGACATCGTCACCGCCGATTTGGCGGCGATCCTCGCCGCACACCGCCCCGAGGTGGTGTTCCACCTCGCCGCCCAGATCGATGTGCGCCACTCGGTGGCCGATCCGGTGTTCGACGCCGGGGTCAATGTCACCGGCACCGTCCGGCTGGCGGAGGCCGCCCGACGCGCGGGGGTGCGCAAGATCGTGCACACCTCGTCCGGCGGCTCCATCTACGGCACCCCGCCGGCCTACCCGACCGGCGAGGACACCCCCACCGATCCGGCCTCGCCGTACGCGGCGGGCAAGGTCGCCGGCGAGATCTACCTGAACACCTTCCGCCACCTCTACGGCATGGAGTGCTCCCACATCGCCCCGGCCAACGTCTACGGCCCGCGCCAGGACCCGCACGGCGAGGCCGGGGTGGTGGCGATCTTCGCCCAGGCGCTGCTGGCCGGGACACCCACGAAGGTGTTCGGCGACGGCACCAACACCCGCGACTACGTGTTCGTCGACGACGTCGTCGACGCGTTCGTCAAGGCCGCCGGCCCGGCCGGCGGCGGGCAGCGGTTCAACATCGGCACCGGGGTGGAGACCTCCGACCGGGCGCTGCACACCGCGGTCGCCGCCGCGGTCGGCGCCCCCGACGACCCGCAGTTCCACCCGCCGCGCCTCGGTGATCTGCGGCGCTCCTGTCTGGACACCGGTCGGGCGGAGTCGGTGCTCGGCTGGCGTCCGCAGGTGTCGCTGGCCGACGGGTTGGCGCGCACCGTGGCGTTCTTCCGCGCCCAGCATTAG
- a CDS encoding cation-translocating P-type ATPase — MAATAAVIDTTRHTATTTAEAVQTAVSASLDVAAVPLREGARILSGQASAATVGRRCWAGAGRAWIEVRGLDGPDGADRGAAVVEALTGHAAVRSVRLHRPWSRVVVETDDAPVPLSELCQVVADAERRPAPQPGDAPAGPRPRGASLPGDGLVSVVRGALVAANAAGLAVAVTGRALRWPQAPVAVDAAAALANYQPWVRRLLADRIGAEATDTVLALTETVAHVATLSPATLTVDLMVQALRATETRSGARAWARSEPMLARHADDAAVVHAASRPIPAPPGAVERHTGRVAWVQALSTGVLAALSRTTTTAANAAVVSAPKAMRTSTEAFAATLGAGLADQQVLTLHPQTLRRLGDIDALLIDPRVLCEPQLRVAQVRGADGPRLSAAWTAAQRLLDEPGLAPGWHPITGVAGGRGAIEALILPAHHRLATALITEARTAELVLATVDVDLLGEVRPAFDELEAPDTDLDAALGAALTRLQQAGHTVAVLSTGAAAALSSADLGLGVLPGDDAAAGRGPGAPPPWSADVLLPDLAAAWRVLHALPAAQEATRRGITISIGASSLGALFMVPGVRRPRGRGPGPVTAGAAAGLLSGALLARRCLRARTPRPAPRYEWHAMSVQQVAEVLGGDGHRDGARADGGGAAPAPPMVLQFAHAVREELADPLTPVLALCSAATAVLGSPIDAVMVGTVLTGNAMLAAGQRLQAEKRLTALLAQQTPPARLVGGADGADGHREIDADRLQPGDIIEVHSNEVVPADARVLTQTDLEVDESALTGESLSVTKQVEATPGVELAERRCMLYGGTTVTTGTVQAMVTAVGPETQARRATELAGGKLPEVGLQHQLSRLMTRAFPVSAGGGVLVGALGLLRGGGLRQALGNTIAVAIAAVPEGMPLMATLAQHASSRRLARSGALVRVPRSVEALGRLNVVCFDKTGTLSENRLRVTRVQPVTGRHPDEVVSWAAQAAPDPQSAAHAHATDQAIIDAAADLATAPTWSPPDAHLPFRSGRAFSASLVGRRLTVKGAPEVVLAACGDVDAAAHDTVLGMAGQGLRVIAVARRELTAAQARSVREDPDAIGEASATGLRLAGFLGLADTPRPQSPRLLAELADRGVAVRMITGDHPVTATAIAAELGVTVDPRQVITGSEWAGLTRKQQEQAVTERVIFARMSPENKVQIVQTLERAGKVCAMVGDGANDAAAIRAATVGIGVVARGSDAAHTTADVVLTDGRIEALVDAVDEGRRLWRGVQAAVGGLLGGNAGEVLFSIIGTAVTGNSPLNTRQLLLMNTLTDALPATAVAVSTPSGPVQRVAFGVDERRLWRTVAFRGGVTAAAGTAAWVMASLTGRPQRASTVALIALVSVELGQTVVDSRAPLVVATAAGSLAAFTLLVSTPGLSQLLGCTPVGPLGWAQALGSAAAATAVVAVAARPGAGRAAPDPDPPASAPATPPRRRTRSRRAPAAPRPLTPAPALHLVR; from the coding sequence ATGGCCGCGACAGCGGCGGTCATCGACACCACCCGACACACCGCGACGACGACCGCCGAGGCGGTGCAGACCGCGGTGTCGGCCAGCCTGGACGTCGCCGCCGTCCCGCTGCGTGAAGGCGCCCGGATCCTGTCCGGGCAGGCCTCGGCGGCCACCGTGGGTCGGCGCTGCTGGGCCGGTGCGGGCCGGGCCTGGATCGAGGTGCGCGGGCTCGACGGCCCCGACGGCGCCGACCGCGGCGCCGCGGTCGTCGAGGCGCTCACCGGCCACGCCGCGGTCCGCTCGGTGCGGCTCCACCGGCCGTGGTCGCGGGTGGTGGTCGAGACCGACGACGCGCCGGTGCCGCTGAGCGAGCTGTGCCAGGTGGTCGCCGACGCCGAGCGGCGCCCCGCCCCGCAGCCCGGTGACGCCCCGGCCGGGCCGCGCCCCCGCGGCGCCAGCCTGCCCGGTGACGGCCTGGTGTCGGTGGTGCGCGGCGCGCTGGTCGCCGCCAACGCCGCCGGGCTGGCGGTCGCGGTCACCGGCCGGGCGCTGCGCTGGCCGCAGGCGCCGGTCGCCGTGGACGCCGCCGCCGCCCTGGCCAACTACCAGCCGTGGGTGCGACGCCTGCTGGCCGACCGCATCGGCGCGGAGGCGACCGACACGGTGCTCGCGCTGACCGAGACCGTGGCCCACGTGGCCACGCTCTCGCCGGCCACCCTCACCGTCGATCTGATGGTGCAGGCCCTGCGGGCCACCGAGACCCGGTCCGGGGCCCGGGCGTGGGCGCGCAGCGAACCGATGCTGGCCCGCCACGCCGACGACGCCGCCGTCGTGCATGCCGCGTCCCGGCCCATCCCGGCGCCGCCCGGGGCGGTCGAGCGCCACACCGGCCGGGTCGCCTGGGTGCAGGCGTTGAGCACCGGTGTGCTCGCCGCGCTGAGCCGCACCACCACCACCGCGGCCAACGCGGCGGTGGTCAGCGCCCCCAAGGCGATGCGCACCAGCACCGAGGCGTTCGCCGCGACGCTGGGCGCCGGGCTCGCCGACCAGCAGGTGCTCACGTTGCACCCGCAGACGCTGCGCCGCCTCGGCGACATCGACGCCCTGCTCATCGACCCGCGGGTGCTCTGCGAACCCCAGCTGCGGGTCGCGCAGGTGCGCGGCGCCGACGGGCCGCGGCTGTCGGCGGCGTGGACCGCCGCCCAACGGCTCCTCGACGAGCCCGGCCTGGCCCCCGGCTGGCACCCGATCACCGGGGTGGCGGGCGGTCGCGGCGCGATCGAGGCGCTGATCCTGCCCGCCCACCACCGGCTGGCCACCGCGCTGATCACCGAGGCGCGCACCGCCGAGCTGGTGCTGGCCACCGTCGACGTCGACCTGCTCGGCGAGGTGCGCCCCGCCTTCGACGAGCTCGAAGCGCCCGACACCGACCTCGACGCCGCGCTGGGCGCGGCGTTGACCCGTCTGCAGCAGGCCGGGCACACCGTGGCGGTGCTGTCGACGGGCGCGGCCGCGGCGTTGTCCTCGGCCGACCTGGGCCTGGGGGTGCTGCCGGGCGACGACGCCGCAGCGGGCCGCGGCCCCGGCGCGCCGCCGCCGTGGAGCGCCGACGTGCTGCTGCCGGATCTGGCCGCCGCCTGGCGGGTGCTGCACGCGTTGCCGGCGGCGCAGGAGGCCACCCGCCGCGGCATCACGATCTCGATCGGCGCGTCGTCGCTGGGGGCGCTGTTCATGGTGCCCGGTGTGCGCCGCCCCCGCGGCCGCGGACCCGGACCGGTCACCGCCGGCGCCGCCGCCGGGCTGCTCTCCGGGGCGCTGCTGGCCCGCCGCTGCCTGCGCGCCCGCACGCCGCGGCCCGCCCCGCGCTACGAGTGGCACGCGATGTCGGTGCAGCAGGTGGCCGAGGTGCTCGGCGGCGACGGGCACCGCGATGGCGCGCGGGCCGACGGCGGCGGGGCCGCACCGGCGCCCCCGATGGTCCTGCAGTTCGCGCATGCGGTCCGCGAGGAGCTGGCCGATCCGCTGACCCCGGTGTTGGCGCTGTGCTCGGCGGCCACCGCCGTGCTCGGCTCCCCGATCGACGCGGTGATGGTCGGCACGGTGCTCACCGGCAACGCGATGCTCGCCGCCGGCCAGCGGCTGCAGGCCGAGAAGCGCCTCACCGCACTGCTGGCCCAGCAGACCCCGCCGGCGCGGCTGGTGGGCGGCGCCGACGGCGCCGACGGCCACCGCGAGATCGACGCCGACCGGCTGCAGCCCGGCGACATCATCGAGGTGCACAGCAACGAGGTGGTGCCCGCCGACGCCCGGGTTCTCACCCAGACCGACCTGGAGGTCGACGAGTCGGCACTGACCGGGGAGTCGCTGTCGGTGACCAAGCAGGTCGAGGCCACCCCGGGCGTCGAGCTCGCCGAACGGCGCTGCATGCTCTACGGCGGCACCACGGTGACCACCGGCACCGTGCAGGCGATGGTGACCGCGGTGGGCCCGGAGACCCAGGCGCGGCGCGCCACCGAACTGGCCGGCGGAAAGCTGCCCGAGGTCGGCCTGCAACACCAGCTCAGCCGGCTGATGACCCGCGCCTTCCCGGTCAGCGCCGGCGGCGGCGTGCTGGTCGGCGCGCTCGGGCTGCTGCGCGGCGGCGGGCTGCGCCAGGCGCTGGGCAACACCATCGCGGTGGCGATCGCCGCGGTCCCCGAGGGCATGCCGCTGATGGCGACGCTGGCCCAGCACGCCTCGTCGCGGCGGCTCGCCCGATCCGGGGCCCTGGTGCGGGTGCCGCGCTCGGTGGAGGCGCTCGGCCGGCTCAACGTGGTCTGCTTCGACAAGACCGGCACGCTCAGCGAGAACCGGTTGCGGGTCACCCGGGTGCAGCCGGTCACCGGCCGCCACCCCGACGAGGTGGTCAGCTGGGCCGCGCAGGCCGCGCCGGACCCGCAGAGCGCCGCGCACGCCCACGCCACCGATCAGGCGATCATCGACGCGGCCGCCGACCTCGCGACCGCCCCGACCTGGTCGCCGCCGGATGCGCACCTGCCGTTCCGGTCCGGCCGGGCGTTCTCGGCGTCGCTGGTGGGCCGCCGGCTCACCGTCAAGGGCGCCCCCGAAGTGGTGCTCGCCGCCTGCGGCGACGTCGACGCCGCCGCCCACGACACCGTGCTGGGCATGGCCGGGCAGGGCCTGCGGGTGATCGCGGTGGCGCGCCGCGAGCTCACCGCCGCGCAGGCCCGCAGCGTGCGCGAGGACCCCGACGCGATCGGCGAGGCCAGCGCCACCGGTCTGCGGCTGGCCGGATTCCTCGGCCTGGCCGACACCCCGCGGCCGCAGTCGCCGCGGTTGCTGGCCGAGTTGGCCGACCGCGGCGTGGCGGTCCGGATGATCACCGGCGACCACCCGGTGACCGCCACCGCCATCGCCGCCGAACTGGGCGTGACCGTCGACCCGCGGCAGGTGATCACCGGCTCGGAATGGGCGGGTCTGACCCGCAAGCAGCAGGAGCAGGCGGTGACCGAACGGGTGATCTTCGCCCGGATGTCGCCGGAGAACAAGGTGCAGATCGTGCAGACCCTGGAACGGGCCGGCAAGGTCTGCGCGATGGTCGGCGACGGCGCCAACGACGCCGCCGCGATCCGGGCGGCCACCGTCGGCATCGGGGTGGTGGCCCGGGGCAGCGACGCCGCGCACACCACCGCCGACGTGGTGTTGACCGACGGGCGGATCGAGGCCCTCGTCGACGCCGTCGACGAGGGCCGCCGGCTGTGGCGCGGGGTGCAGGCCGCCGTCGGCGGGCTGCTCGGCGGCAACGCCGGGGAGGTGCTGTTCTCGATCATCGGCACCGCGGTGACCGGCAACTCCCCGCTGAACACCCGTCAGCTGCTGCTGATGAACACCCTCACCGACGCCCTGCCGGCGACCGCGGTCGCCGTCAGCACCCCCAGCGGGCCGGTGCAACGGGTCGCGTTCGGCGTCGACGAACGCCGGCTGTGGCGCACCGTGGCGTTCCGCGGCGGGGTCACCGCCGCCGCCGGCACCGCCGCCTGGGTGATGGCGTCGCTGACCGGCCGGCCGCAGCGCGCGTCGACGGTGGCGCTGATCGCGCTGGTCAGCGTCGAGCTGGGCCAGACCGTGGTGGACTCGCGGGCCCCGCTGGTGGTGGCGACCGCGGCGGGGTCGCTGGCGGCGTTCACGCTGCTGGTCAGCACTCCGGGGCTCAGCCAGCTGCTCGGCTGCACCCCGGTCGGTCCGCTCGGGTGGGCCCAGGCGCTGGGCTCGGCGGCCGCGGCCACCGCGGTCGTCGCCGTCGCCGCGCGCCCGGGGGCCGGGCGCGCGGCGCCCGACCCCGACCCGCCGGCCTCGGCGCCGGCGACCCCGCCGCGGCGGCGCACCCGGTCGCGCCGGGCACCGGCCGCGCCCCGCCCGCTCACCCCGGCGCCGGCGCTGCACCTGGTGCGGTAG
- a CDS encoding TetR/AcrR family transcriptional regulator: MAPGTPRRGRGRPPGSHVQRDLRRDELLDAAERSLRKGGPDLSLVDVAREAGLTRPAIYAAFPDKDSLVLALAQRQAHRIIAEIGVVVRSVGDPRGQTRAAVDCLCRWVDEEPSISAALTSRIRSTSVSEELARWLESVLTAGFRQLGADGAAAGPWARALVGAVSAAVFWWATDRAMSRAELVDHLTALIWSGFAGAGGAALTMPLETDPDDRRARG, encoded by the coding sequence GTGGCACCCGGTACACCCCGGCGCGGCCGGGGACGGCCGCCGGGCTCACACGTCCAGCGGGACCTGCGACGCGACGAACTGCTCGACGCCGCCGAACGCAGCCTGCGCAAGGGCGGCCCGGATTTGTCTCTGGTCGACGTCGCCCGTGAAGCGGGTCTGACCCGACCGGCCATCTATGCGGCCTTCCCGGACAAGGACAGCCTGGTGCTGGCCCTCGCCCAGCGTCAGGCGCACCGCATCATCGCCGAGATCGGCGTGGTCGTGCGATCGGTGGGCGATCCGCGCGGCCAGACCCGCGCCGCCGTCGACTGCCTGTGCCGGTGGGTCGATGAGGAGCCGAGCATCTCCGCGGCACTGACCAGCCGGATTCGCTCGACGTCGGTCTCCGAAGAGCTGGCCCGGTGGCTGGAATCGGTTCTCACCGCGGGGTTTCGCCAACTCGGCGCCGATGGCGCCGCCGCCGGGCCGTGGGCGCGCGCACTGGTCGGCGCGGTCTCGGCCGCGGTGTTCTGGTGGGCCACCGATCGGGCGATGAGCCGTGCTGAACTCGTCGACCACCTGACGGCGCTGATCTGGTCGGGCTTCGCCGGCGCCGGCGGCGCCGCGTTGACGATGCCGCTCGAGACCGATCCCGACGATCGGCGGGCCCGCGGCTAA
- a CDS encoding SRPBCC family protein: MTTMLLRQPVAAAPAVVWESLTDPGQMNAWSTARIELVGFGDRQRADGVGAMRRVYLPYSGLPLTEVIHASEPPYHLGYTVVGGVPLLREHTGRITVTPAGGDAAEIRWEVVMRFEAPGLATVAARLIEGELRRSLRRLAELAPRPAGAVPTPRRLAQGDLSALRDTAERVLVEQRAVADRLAHADDPKQWFARVYQYVTEEQLAHLHSGLADNPEWILRLIPCFHELYLSNLVAFERGEAVEKPWHRAWGQAERAAAAGSPKGIVEALLLGVAAHIEADLPRALSTTYLDHFRHRCDYTYFRADYLRMSAIFRLASERLISTLPRRCKPVWAPLAQAVLPAELRYQLMCEFYYDIPRKRLDAFERGRRLAQRHTEARAPVSA; encoded by the coding sequence ATGACCACCATGCTGCTGCGCCAGCCGGTCGCGGCGGCGCCGGCGGTGGTGTGGGAATCGCTGACCGACCCGGGCCAAATGAACGCGTGGTCGACGGCGCGCATCGAACTCGTCGGCTTCGGCGACCGTCAGCGCGCCGACGGCGTCGGGGCGATGCGCCGCGTCTACCTTCCCTACAGCGGTCTTCCGCTCACCGAGGTGATCCACGCCTCCGAGCCGCCGTATCACCTGGGCTACACGGTGGTCGGTGGCGTTCCCCTGCTGCGCGAACACACCGGTCGCATCACCGTGACCCCCGCCGGCGGCGACGCGGCGGAGATCCGGTGGGAGGTGGTGATGCGGTTCGAGGCGCCGGGTCTGGCGACCGTGGCGGCGCGCCTCATCGAGGGCGAGCTGCGACGTTCGCTGCGCCGGCTCGCCGAGCTGGCCCCGCGACCGGCCGGCGCCGTGCCGACACCCCGCCGGCTGGCGCAGGGCGATCTGAGCGCCCTGCGCGACACCGCGGAGCGCGTCCTGGTCGAACAGCGGGCGGTGGCCGACCGGTTGGCGCACGCCGACGACCCGAAGCAGTGGTTCGCTCGGGTGTATCAGTACGTGACCGAGGAGCAGTTGGCCCATCTGCACTCCGGCCTCGCGGACAATCCGGAGTGGATCCTGCGATTGATTCCGTGCTTCCACGAGCTGTATCTGTCCAATCTGGTGGCCTTCGAACGCGGCGAGGCGGTCGAAAAGCCGTGGCACCGGGCGTGGGGGCAGGCCGAACGCGCCGCGGCGGCCGGCTCGCCCAAGGGCATCGTCGAGGCGTTGCTGCTCGGTGTCGCCGCGCACATCGAGGCCGACCTGCCCCGCGCGTTGTCGACCACCTACCTCGACCACTTCCGGCACCGCTGCGACTACACCTATTTCCGTGCCGACTACCTGCGGATGTCGGCGATCTTCCGCCTGGCGTCCGAACGGTTGATCAGCACACTGCCGCGCCGGTGCAAACCGGTGTGGGCACCCCTGGCGCAGGCGGTGTTGCCCGCCGAGTTGCGGTATCAGCTGATGTGCGAGTTCTACTACGACATCCCACGGAAACGGTTGGACGCCTTCGAACGTGGCCGTCGTCTGGCCCAACGGCACACCGAGGCCCGGGCGCCGGTGTCGGCTTAG